In a single window of the Thermus amyloliquefaciens genome:
- the rimM gene encoding ribosome maturation factor RimM (Essential for efficient processing of 16S rRNA), with amino-acid sequence MRLVEIGRFGAPYALRGGLKFRGEPVVAHLERVYVEGHGWRALEDFYQVGDELVVHLVGVSSRELAEPLVGLRVYAEVEELPPLEEGQYYYFALIGLPVYVGGVKVGEVVDILDAGAQDVLVIRGTGERLRDQRERLVPLQAPYVRVGVEGIHVEPIPGLFD; translated from the coding sequence ATGCGCCTGGTGGAGATCGGCCGGTTTGGTGCCCCTTATGCCCTACGGGGGGGTCTGAAGTTCCGCGGTGAGCCCGTGGTGGCTCACCTGGAACGCGTGTACGTGGAGGGGCATGGCTGGCGGGCCCTGGAGGATTTCTACCAGGTGGGGGATGAGCTGGTGGTCCACCTGGTGGGGGTTTCCAGCCGGGAGCTGGCCGAGCCCTTGGTGGGCCTCCGGGTGTACGCTGAGGTGGAGGAGCTTCCGCCCCTCGAGGAGGGCCAGTACTACTACTTTGCCCTCATCGGCCTTCCCGTTTACGTGGGGGGCGTGAAGGTGGGGGAGGTGGTGGACATCCTGGACGCGGGGGCTCAGGATGTCCTGGTGATCCGCGGGACCGGGGAAAGGCTTCGCGACCAAAGGGAGCGGCTGGTTCCCTTGCAGGCCCCTTACGTGCGGGTGGGGGTGGAGGGCATCCACGTGGAGCCCATCCCCGGCCTCTTTGACTGA
- a CDS encoding KH domain-containing protein — translation MKDLVEYLAKSVVDQPERVRVQERRTREGPVYVVEVAPEDKGRLIGKQGRVIESIRTLVRAYAKRKVGVEVR, via the coding sequence ATGAAGGACCTGGTGGAGTACCTGGCCAAGAGCGTGGTGGACCAGCCGGAGCGGGTTCGGGTGCAGGAGAGGCGCACCCGCGAGGGGCCGGTGTACGTGGTGGAGGTGGCCCCTGAGGACAAGGGCCGGCTTATCGGCAAGCAGGGCCGGGTGATCGAGTCCATCCGTACCCTGGTGCGGGCCTACGCCAAGCGCAAGGTGGGGGTGGAGGTGCGCTAA
- the rpsP gene encoding 30S ribosomal protein S16, which translates to MVKIRLSRFGSKHNPHYRIVVTDSRRKRDGAYIEKIGYYDPRKTTPEWLKVDVERARYWLSVGAQPTDTARRLLREAGVFRKEG; encoded by the coding sequence ATGGTCAAGATCCGGCTTTCTCGCTTTGGCTCCAAGCACAACCCCCATTACCGCATCGTGGTGACCGACAGCCGTAGGAAGCGCGATGGGGCGTACATTGAAAAGATCGGTTACTACGACCCCCGCAAGACCACCCCGGAGTGGCTCAAGGTGGACGTGGAACGGGCCAGGTACTGGCTCTCCGTGGGGGCCCAGCCCACGGACACCGCCCGGAGGCTTCTCCGGGAGGCGGGGGTTTTCCGGAAGGAAGGCTAA
- the ffh gene encoding signal recognition particle protein, which yields MFAKLAGRLQEAIDRLRGRGRITEEDLRATLREIRRALMEADVNLEVAKAFVESVREKALGQKVLESLTPAEVVLATVYEALKEALGGEPRFPTLKDQNLWFLVGLQGSGKTTTAAKLALFYKGKGRRPLLVAADTQRPAAREQLRLLGEKVGVPVLEVMDGESPESIRRRVGEKARVEARDLILVDTAGRLQIDEPLMAELARLKEAMNPDQVLLVLDAMTGQEALGVAKAFDERVGVTGLILTKLDGDARGGAALSARHVTGKPIYFAGVSERPEGLEPFYPDRLASRILGMGDVATLAERVRAAGLEAEAPKPAKELTLEDFLKQMQNLKRLGSFSELLAMLPGVGKALPAGVQVDDKALKRLEAIVLSMTPEERKDPRILNASRRKRIAKGSGTSVQEINRFIKAFEETKALMKSLEKNKGRGLMGMFRR from the coding sequence ATGTTTGCCAAGCTAGCGGGGAGACTGCAGGAGGCCATTGACCGCCTAAGGGGCCGGGGCCGCATCACCGAGGAGGACCTGAGGGCCACCCTCAGGGAGATCCGTCGGGCCCTTATGGAGGCCGACGTGAACCTGGAGGTGGCCAAGGCCTTTGTGGAAAGCGTCCGGGAAAAGGCCCTGGGCCAGAAGGTCCTGGAGAGCCTGACCCCGGCGGAGGTGGTCCTGGCCACGGTCTACGAGGCCCTGAAGGAGGCCCTGGGGGGCGAGCCCCGTTTCCCCACCCTGAAGGACCAGAACCTCTGGTTCCTGGTGGGCCTGCAAGGCTCCGGCAAGACCACCACCGCGGCCAAGCTGGCCCTCTTCTACAAGGGCAAGGGGCGGAGGCCCCTCCTGGTGGCCGCCGATACCCAGCGCCCTGCTGCCCGGGAGCAACTCCGCCTCCTGGGGGAGAAGGTGGGGGTGCCCGTCCTGGAGGTGATGGACGGGGAAAGCCCCGAGTCCATCCGCCGCCGGGTGGGGGAGAAGGCCAGGGTGGAGGCGCGGGACCTCATCCTGGTGGACACCGCGGGACGCCTGCAGATCGACGAGCCCCTCATGGCCGAGCTGGCCCGCCTCAAGGAGGCCATGAACCCCGACCAGGTGCTTCTGGTCCTGGACGCCATGACGGGCCAGGAGGCCCTGGGGGTGGCCAAGGCCTTTGACGAGAGGGTGGGGGTCACGGGCCTCATCCTCACCAAGCTGGACGGGGATGCCCGGGGCGGGGCGGCGCTTTCCGCCCGGCACGTGACGGGGAAGCCCATCTACTTCGCCGGGGTTTCCGAGCGCCCCGAGGGCCTGGAGCCTTTCTATCCGGACCGCTTGGCGAGCCGGATCCTGGGCATGGGGGACGTGGCCACCTTGGCGGAAAGGGTGAGGGCGGCGGGCCTCGAGGCGGAGGCCCCCAAGCCCGCCAAGGAGCTCACCCTGGAGGACTTCCTCAAGCAGATGCAAAACCTGAAGCGCCTGGGTTCCTTCTCGGAGCTCCTGGCCATGCTGCCTGGGGTGGGCAAGGCCTTGCCGGCAGGGGTTCAGGTGGACGACAAGGCCCTGAAGCGCCTTGAGGCCATTGTCCTTTCCATGACCCCCGAGGAACGGAAAGACCCCCGGATCCTAAACGCCTCGCGGCGCAAGCGCATCGCCAAAGGAAGCGGCACCAGCGTGCAGGAGATCAACCGCTTCATCAAGGCCTTTGAGGAAACCAAGGCCCTAATGAAGTCCCTGGAGAAGAACAAGGGCCGGGGACTCATGGGAATGTTCAGGAGGTAA
- the mgtE gene encoding magnesium transporter yields METTLSPLRQALQEGDTLKLKGLLEETHPQDLLAVWDDLEGEHRYVVLTLLPKDRAAEVFANLPAEAQAEYLKTLPPWRVQELLEELSLDDLADALQAVEEEDPVLFRRLKEALDPETRAEVEELTRYEEDEAGGLMTPEYVAVREDMTVEEVIRFLRRAAPDAETIYYIYVVDEKERLKGVLSLRDLIVSDPKTKVAEIMNPKVVHVRTDTDQEEVARLMADYDFTVLPVVDEEGRLVGIVTVDDVLDVLEEEATEDIHRLAAVDVPDLVYSQASPIALWLARVRWLVILILTGMITSSILQGFEDLLHAATALAFYVPVLLGTGGNTGNQSATLIIRALATRDLDLKDWRRVLLKEGTVGVLLGLTLALLLLGKVFLDGNAFLAPVVGLALFLLVFFANMVGAMLPVVLRRLGVDPALVSNPLVATLSDISGLLIYLSVARLLL; encoded by the coding sequence GTGGAGACCACCCTTTCTCCCCTACGCCAAGCCCTGCAAGAAGGCGACACCCTGAAGCTGAAGGGGCTCCTGGAGGAAACCCATCCCCAGGACCTCCTGGCCGTGTGGGATGACCTCGAGGGGGAACACCGCTACGTGGTCCTCACCCTCCTCCCCAAGGACCGGGCGGCGGAGGTTTTCGCCAACCTCCCCGCGGAGGCGCAGGCGGAGTACCTCAAAACCCTCCCCCCCTGGCGGGTGCAGGAACTCCTGGAGGAGCTCTCCCTGGACGACCTGGCCGACGCCCTCCAGGCGGTGGAGGAGGAGGACCCGGTGTTGTTCCGCCGCCTGAAGGAGGCCCTGGACCCCGAAACCCGGGCCGAGGTGGAGGAGCTCACCCGGTACGAGGAGGACGAGGCGGGGGGCCTCATGACCCCCGAGTACGTGGCGGTGCGGGAGGACATGACCGTGGAGGAGGTCATCCGCTTCCTGCGCCGGGCGGCCCCCGATGCGGAAACCATCTACTACATCTACGTGGTGGACGAAAAAGAGCGCCTCAAAGGGGTTTTGTCCCTGCGGGACCTGATCGTCTCCGACCCCAAGACCAAGGTGGCGGAGATCATGAACCCCAAGGTGGTCCACGTGCGCACGGACACGGACCAGGAAGAGGTGGCCCGCCTCATGGCCGACTACGACTTCACCGTCCTGCCCGTGGTGGACGAGGAGGGCCGCCTGGTGGGCATCGTCACGGTGGACGACGTGCTGGACGTCTTGGAAGAGGAGGCCACCGAGGACATCCACCGGCTGGCCGCGGTGGACGTACCGGACCTGGTCTACAGCCAAGCCTCCCCCATCGCCCTATGGCTGGCGCGGGTGCGCTGGCTGGTGATCCTCATCCTGACCGGCATGATCACCAGCTCCATCCTGCAGGGGTTTGAAGACCTTCTCCACGCCGCCACCGCCTTGGCCTTCTACGTGCCCGTACTCTTGGGCACCGGGGGCAACACCGGGAACCAGTCCGCCACCCTCATCATCCGCGCCCTGGCCACCCGGGACCTGGACCTGAAGGACTGGCGGCGGGTCCTCCTCAAGGAGGGGACGGTGGGGGTCCTATTGGGCCTCACCCTGGCCCTTTTACTGCTGGGTAAGGTTTTCCTAGACGGCAATGCGTTCCTGGCCCCAGTGGTGGGCTTGGCCCTCTTCCTCCTGGTGTTCTTTGCCAACATGGTGGGCGCCATGCTCCCGGTGGTGCTCAGGCGCCTCGGGGTGGACCCGGCCCTGGTTTCCAACCCCTTGGTGGCCACCCTTTCGGACATCTCGGGCCTCCTCATCTACCTTTCGGTGGCCCGCTTGCTTCTTTAG
- a CDS encoding ADP-ribosylglycohydrolase family protein, giving the protein MRLRMVVEWSKGSPLRYAWKEEGLQLVGEEEPAPVNYGLIPGLINPADGEEVDAVYLGHPLPPGTWAEGNLLGMVWLADGDHKLLLGEGPGLEDLPSLLAWFAPARRPTLLGPREAQAWVEELQGLQDRYLGAMLGLAVGDALGAQVEFRPKGSFPLVAGMEGGGPHHLPPGAWTDDTSMALCLAESLLERGFDPQDQMERYLRWYREGYLSAKGYPLGIGNATRRALERFARTRDPFCGDEEGAGNGPLMRLAPLVLAYRQSPGLLDLAHLSARTTHGAREALEATAVLAWLLKGALEGVPKEELLEMKPLLSWELHPAVRRVVEGSFWHEPKEGSGYAPATLEAALYAFATTSSFQEGMLRAVNLGGDADTVGAVYGQLAGAYHGKKAIPDAWLKPLFLRERIEALALDLLRASRRPALP; this is encoded by the coding sequence ATGCGCCTACGCATGGTGGTGGAATGGAGCAAGGGAAGCCCCCTCCGCTACGCCTGGAAGGAGGAGGGGCTCCAGCTGGTGGGGGAGGAGGAGCCCGCCCCGGTGAACTACGGCCTCATCCCCGGCCTGATCAACCCCGCGGACGGGGAGGAGGTGGACGCGGTGTACCTGGGCCACCCCCTCCCCCCAGGAACCTGGGCGGAAGGGAACCTCTTGGGCATGGTGTGGCTGGCCGATGGGGACCATAAGCTCCTCCTGGGGGAAGGCCCGGGCCTCGAGGACCTTCCCTCCCTCCTCGCCTGGTTCGCCCCCGCCCGCCGCCCCACCCTCCTGGGCCCCAGGGAAGCCCAGGCCTGGGTGGAGGAGTTGCAGGGACTCCAGGACCGCTACCTAGGGGCCATGCTGGGCCTGGCCGTGGGGGACGCCCTGGGGGCCCAGGTGGAGTTCCGGCCCAAAGGGAGCTTTCCCCTGGTGGCAGGCATGGAAGGGGGCGGACCCCACCACCTCCCCCCGGGGGCCTGGACCGACGACACCAGCATGGCCCTTTGCCTGGCGGAAAGCCTCCTGGAAAGGGGATTTGATCCCCAGGACCAGATGGAACGCTACCTGCGTTGGTACCGGGAGGGCTACTTGAGCGCCAAGGGCTACCCCTTGGGCATCGGGAACGCTACCCGGCGCGCCCTGGAGCGCTTCGCCCGCACAAGGGACCCCTTCTGTGGGGACGAGGAGGGGGCAGGCAACGGCCCCCTCATGCGCCTAGCCCCCTTGGTCCTGGCCTACCGCCAAAGCCCCGGACTCCTAGACCTGGCCCACCTCTCGGCCCGCACCACCCACGGGGCCAGGGAGGCCCTGGAGGCCACGGCGGTCCTGGCCTGGCTCCTGAAGGGGGCCCTGGAGGGGGTCCCCAAGGAGGAGCTCCTGGAGATGAAACCCCTCCTTTCCTGGGAGCTCCACCCCGCGGTGCGCCGGGTGGTGGAGGGAAGCTTCTGGCATGAGCCCAAGGAGGGGTCAGGGTACGCCCCGGCGACCCTCGAGGCCGCCCTTTACGCCTTCGCCACCACCTCCTCCTTCCAGGAGGGCATGCTCCGGGCGGTGAACCTGGGCGGGGACGCGGACACCGTGGGCGCGGTCTATGGCCAGCTGGCGGGCGCCTACCACGGCAAGAAGGCCATCCCGGATGCGTGGCTCAAGCCCCTTTTCCTGCGGGAAAGGATCGAGGCGCTAGCCCTGGACCTCCTCCGGGCCAGCCGCAGGCCCGCCCTCCCCTAG
- a CDS encoding YncE family protein — MKTDRRTLLKQGAALLAYGVVSRAASQSAPAPVWSPYVVYLNANAKAFLVDTRSDEVVATLPTAKGATLGSMTPDARKVYVSGAGEGETRVVVLDLERRQVAKVLETGNRPKHGLVNPQGTLVGVDHWGLTEGKLRLAFLRVEDDSLHKVIEIPVNNAPKGVTSMHNAWSLDGRYFFSMDRVDDRLVVVDTQTWEVETHPAPSVPHYPVVSPNGKELWLVHEGNDKVRPGIAVYDLTRPGRPITHRMDMPLIGEEAVEAHHGNFTQDGRFFLALNRGPGNNLKGREVAIFSTVTKRLVHRLTCASTGVGHTYNTPDGRRAVVTNYGNNVITILDLVGLRTVKDLVVGKGRMGHVAFTPDGRYGYLSNADGNLYKLDMARLEVVKTIPTGETSGGGQVLNVWTNVFEELPRG; from the coding sequence ATGAAAACAGACCGGAGAACGCTTCTTAAGCAAGGTGCGGCCCTTTTGGCCTACGGCGTGGTCTCCCGCGCGGCGAGCCAGTCCGCCCCGGCACCGGTGTGGTCCCCTTACGTGGTCTACCTGAACGCCAACGCCAAGGCCTTCTTGGTGGACACCCGCTCCGACGAGGTGGTGGCCACCCTCCCCACGGCCAAGGGCGCCACCTTGGGGAGCATGACCCCGGATGCCCGCAAGGTCTACGTCTCTGGGGCTGGGGAGGGGGAGACCCGCGTGGTGGTCCTGGACCTGGAAAGGCGCCAAGTGGCCAAGGTCCTGGAAACGGGCAACCGCCCCAAGCACGGTCTGGTGAACCCCCAAGGCACCCTGGTGGGCGTGGACCACTGGGGCCTCACCGAGGGGAAGCTACGTTTGGCCTTCCTCCGGGTGGAGGACGACAGCCTGCACAAGGTCATTGAGATTCCCGTAAACAACGCGCCCAAGGGGGTGACCTCCATGCACAACGCCTGGAGCCTGGACGGGCGGTACTTCTTCTCCATGGACCGGGTGGACGACCGGCTGGTGGTGGTGGACACCCAGACCTGGGAGGTGGAAACCCACCCCGCCCCCAGCGTTCCCCACTACCCAGTGGTGAGCCCCAACGGGAAGGAGCTTTGGTTGGTGCACGAGGGCAACGACAAGGTACGCCCTGGCATCGCCGTATACGACCTGACCCGCCCGGGGAGGCCCATCACCCACCGCATGGACATGCCCCTCATAGGGGAAGAGGCCGTGGAAGCCCACCACGGGAACTTTACCCAGGACGGCCGCTTCTTCCTGGCCCTGAACCGGGGGCCGGGCAACAACCTCAAGGGCCGGGAGGTGGCCATCTTCTCCACCGTTACCAAGCGGCTCGTCCATCGGCTCACCTGCGCCAGCACCGGGGTGGGGCATACCTACAACACCCCCGACGGACGCCGGGCCGTGGTAACCAACTACGGCAACAACGTGATCACCATCCTTGACCTGGTGGGCCTGCGCACCGTGAAAGACCTGGTGGTGGGCAAGGGGCGCATGGGGCACGTGGCCTTTACCCCGGATGGCCGCTACGGCTACCTGTCCAACGCCGACGGGAACCTTTACAAGTTGGACATGGCCCGCCTCGAGGTGGTGAAGACCATCCCCACCGGCGAGACCTCGGGCGGCGGGCAGGTGCTGAACGTCTGGACCAACGTCTTTGAGGAGCTCCCTAGAGGATGA